From a region of the Pecten maximus chromosome 18, xPecMax1.1, whole genome shotgun sequence genome:
- the LOC117316523 gene encoding glucosidase 2 subunit beta-like, whose product MPRNVLTKRRKQILLLILAAGFIFLTFQVFSLSALNISNRLSALRAMDDDGELGINLVRGNRHRRNQAIEEFDMHVEIDVNQRKTAKSDNSDSLKFKPEDSNHRPPDGSEIGEQTAADLVNLPRGVHRTDATYYKPITGNLFLCLDKKKNIPFSQVNDDFCDCDDGSDEPGTSACLDGRFFCTHQIPDERPQSITSSRVNDGLCDCCDGSDEWKEIAAPPGVQRAARNTATVLTVPCQNLCNKVIQRKEEDTKIREIGKRHRQEYVKAASHLHGEEKEKYGPDGVFFKLSRSCFPFKSSGYEYTVCPFKSVKQQQFPRASKLLGETAVWEYMSEGLYILNMLNGASHLCPGEVPRKSVISFLCGINDRVVSILEQETCVYDVKFSTPAAC is encoded by the exons ATGCCAAGGAATGTATTGACAAAGAGGAGGAAACAGATTCTTCTACTCATTCTAGCTGCTGGATTTATATTTCTTACCTTCCAAGTCTTTTCTCTGTCTGCATTGAACATCAGCAATAGATTGTCAGCACTTAGGGCCATGGATGACGATGGAGAATTGGGCATCAATCTTGTCCGAGGAAATCGACACCGCAGAAATCAGGCAATAGAAGAATTTGACATGCATGTAGAAATAGATGTTAATCAACGAAAAACGGCCAAGAGCGATAACTCTGACAGTCTGAAATTTAAACCTGAGGATAGCAATCATCGACCACCAGATGGCAGTGAAATAGGAGAACAAACAGCGGCAGACCTGGTTAATCTTCCTAGAGGTGTACATCGGACAGATGCAACATACTATAAACCGATAACAGGCAATTTGTTCCTTTGTCTTGATAAAAAA AAAAACATTCCTTTTTCTCAAGTTAACGATGACTTTTGTGATTGTGATGATGGATCTGATGAGCCGGGAACGTCTGCATGTCTGGATGGAAG ATTCTTCTGTACACACCAGATCCCAGATGAACGGCCACAGAGTATTACCAGTAGCCGAGTCAATGATGGCCTCTGTGATTGCTGTGATGGCAGTGATGAATGGAAGGAAATAGCAGCTCCACCTGGTGTGCAGCGAGCAG CCCGAAATACAGCTACTGTGTTGACAGTACCCTGTCAGAATCTGTGTAACAAGGTCATACAGAGAAAAGAAGAGGACACAAAGATCCGAGAGATCGGTAAACGTCACAGACAAGAGTACGTCAAGGCTGCCTCACACCTTCATGGAGAAGAAAAAGAG AAATATGGACCTGATGGCGTTTTCTTCAAATTGAGCCGGAGTTGTTTCCCTTTTAAATCCTCGGGGTATGAATATACAGTTTGTCCTTTTAAAAGTGTGAAACAGCAGCAGTTTCCTCGTGCATCAAAGTTACTTGGTGAGACGGCGGTGTGGGAATATATGTCCGAGGGACTGTACATCCTCAACATGCTGAATGGAGCATCACATCTCTGTCCCGGAGAGGTGCCTCGTAAATCTGTG ATATCATTCCTTTGTGGCATTAATGACAGAGTTGTGTCAATCCTAGAACAGGAGACATGTGTGTATGACGTCAAGTTTTCTACTCCAGCAGCATGCTGA